In Bacillota bacterium, the following proteins share a genomic window:
- a CDS encoding glycoside hydrolase family 18 protein, translating into MTIYVVRPGDTLWSISRRFGVSMQRISEVNRLDQIPYLVVGQALVIPTTERAYRVQPGDTLWSIARRFNVSVNSIVELNNITNPNLIYPGMVLRIPEFSKLYGTVEVNGYIEPTTSDVERQIINEVGRYLTYISPFSYQAREDGTVVQIRDETILQEAKQQRVAPLMVITNFRGGNFDSDLAHTILSNESIQQTLINNVITTMRNKGYYGLNIDFERIPPGDRQLYNNFLRRVVDALHPLNYVVSTALVPKPADYVTGEWHGAHDYRAHGEIVDFVIIMTYEWGWSGGPPYAVAPINLVRQVIQYAVSVIPRNKIMMGVPLYGYDWILPYMPGGPWARRVSPQGAVILAARYGVTIQYNTETQSPYFNYTDAQGVRHVVWFEDARSVQAKYLLVNEFGLRGVSYWVLGEPFPQNWYVLDDMFRIVKVV; encoded by the coding sequence TTGACTATATATGTAGTGAGGCCTGGAGATACATTATGGTCGATTTCAAGAAGATTTGGAGTAAGTATGCAAAGAATAAGTGAAGTGAACAGGTTAGATCAAATACCATATCTGGTTGTAGGCCAGGCACTTGTTATTCCAACAACAGAGAGAGCATACAGGGTACAGCCCGGGGATACTCTGTGGTCTATTGCAAGGAGATTTAATGTATCGGTAAACAGCATTGTAGAGTTAAACAATATAACTAATCCGAATTTGATATACCCGGGTATGGTCCTTAGAATACCTGAATTTTCAAAATTATATGGTACAGTTGAAGTTAACGGGTATATTGAACCTACTACAAGCGATGTTGAAAGACAAATTATAAATGAAGTAGGAAGGTATCTGACCTATATAAGTCCTTTCAGCTACCAGGCAAGGGAAGACGGAACAGTAGTACAGATTAGAGATGAGACAATTCTGCAAGAGGCTAAACAGCAAAGAGTTGCACCTTTGATGGTAATTACCAATTTCAGGGGAGGCAATTTTGACAGTGATCTGGCCCATACAATACTGAGCAATGAATCAATCCAACAGACTTTAATAAATAATGTCATAACTACAATGAGAAATAAAGGCTATTATGGGCTTAATATAGACTTTGAAAGAATTCCACCAGGGGATAGGCAACTGTACAACAATTTTTTAAGGAGAGTGGTAGATGCATTGCATCCTTTGAATTATGTAGTTTCTACAGCCTTGGTGCCGAAGCCTGCAGATTATGTAACAGGTGAGTGGCATGGTGCCCATGACTATCGCGCTCATGGAGAAATTGTTGATTTTGTTATAATTATGACGTACGAATGGGGTTGGTCCGGAGGACCTCCATATGCAGTAGCTCCTATAAATCTGGTAAGGCAGGTAATTCAATATGCCGTTTCTGTTATACCAAGAAACAAAATTATGATGGGTGTTCCTCTCTATGGCTACGATTGGATTCTACCTTACATGCCCGGAGGACCATGGGCAAGAAGGGTAAGCCCTCAGGGTGCAGTTATACTCGCAGCCAGGTATGGAGTGACAATTCAATATAATACTGAGACACAATCACCTTACTTTAATTATACTGATGCCCAGGGTGTAAGGCATGTGGTATGGTTTGAAGATGCGCGCAGTGTCCAGGCGAAATACCTCCTGGTAAACGAATTTGGTTTGCGTGGGGTAAGCTATTGGGTACTGGGAGAACCCTTCCCTCAAAACTGGTATGTGCTGGACGATATGTTCAGGATAGTTAAGGTGGTGTAG
- a CDS encoding quinate 5-dehydrogenase, giving the protein MKHIVSVSLGSSTRDHRVETEFFGEKFLIERIGMDGDYKKFIDTIKSLDGNVDAIGIGGINIFLPVRNRTYTIRSALPLVKVVTKTHVADGSCLRNTLEPYAAYTVNKRGIVDFPGKKVMITCAVDRYALSEAFVSLGCSIICADLIFVLGIPFVLKSLDSLDRLARMFAPAITKLPFDMLYPTGQREEKVEDPIKFARFYQEADIIAGDFNYIKRYMPDNLKGKIVITNTVTKENVEELGTRGVSLLVTTTPEFEGRSFGTNVMEALIVAILGKPAERITREEYISTCAKLGFEPRVVKF; this is encoded by the coding sequence TTGAAGCATATTGTCAGTGTGAGTTTAGGTTCCTCTACAAGAGACCATAGAGTTGAAACTGAATTTTTCGGTGAGAAGTTTTTAATTGAAAGAATAGGGATGGATGGGGACTATAAAAAGTTCATTGATACAATAAAAAGCCTTGATGGAAATGTAGATGCAATAGGTATAGGCGGAATTAATATATTTTTACCTGTAAGAAACCGGACCTATACAATCAGAAGTGCACTACCACTGGTAAAAGTAGTTACAAAAACCCATGTGGCTGATGGTTCATGCTTAAGAAATACTCTTGAACCTTACGCTGCATATACCGTTAATAAAAGAGGTATTGTTGATTTTCCCGGGAAAAAAGTCATGATTACATGCGCAGTTGACAGGTATGCTCTTTCTGAAGCTTTTGTCTCATTAGGATGCAGCATTATCTGCGCCGACCTCATTTTTGTCCTTGGCATACCCTTTGTTTTAAAATCACTCGACAGTTTGGACAGGCTTGCAAGAATGTTTGCGCCGGCCATAACCAAATTGCCTTTCGATATGTTGTACCCGACCGGCCAAAGAGAAGAAAAGGTTGAAGACCCCATCAAATTTGCCCGGTTTTATCAAGAAGCGGATATAATTGCAGGGGATTTTAATTATATCAAAAGGTATATGCCTGATAACCTGAAAGGTAAAATAGTTATTACAAATACCGTCACTAAAGAAAATGTTGAAGAACTTGGAACAAGGGGTGTATCTCTCCTGGTAACTACAACCCCGGAATTTGAAGGGCGTTCCTTCGGCACAAACGTTATGGAAGCACTTATCGTGGCTATATTAGGGAAACCCGCCGAAAGAATTACAAGGGAAGAATATATAAGCACCTGCGCAAAACTAGGCTTCGAGCCAAGGGTGGTGAAATTTTGA